From Pseudomonas sp. stari2, a single genomic window includes:
- the cysG gene encoding siroheme synthase CysG produces MKYLPLFHNLRGSRVLVVGGGEIALRKSRLLADAGALLRVVAPEIEAQLRELVATSGGECRLRGYAEADLDGCGLIIAATDDEALNAQVSADAHRRCVPVNVVDAPALCSVIFPAIVDRSPLIIAVSSGGDAPVLARLIRAKIETWIPSTYGHLAGLAARFRDQVKGLFPDVQQRRGFWEDVFQGPIADRQLAGQGAEAERLLQAKIDGEASVTTGEVYLVGAGPGDPDLLTFRALRLMQQADVVLYDRLVAPAILELCRRDAERVYVGKRRADHAVPQDQINQQLVDLAKAGKRVVRLKGGDPFIFGRGGEEIEELAAHGIPFQVVPGITAASGCAAYAGIPLTHRDYAQSVRFVTGHLKDGSTDLPWADLVAPAQTLVFYMGLVGLPIICEQLIKHGRAADAPAALIQQGTTVNQRVFTGTLADLPRLVAEHEVHAPTLVIVGEVVQLREKLAWFEGAQGQI; encoded by the coding sequence ATGAAATATCTGCCGCTGTTTCACAACCTGCGCGGCAGTCGTGTGTTGGTTGTCGGTGGGGGGGAAATTGCTTTGCGCAAATCCCGCCTGCTGGCCGATGCCGGTGCGCTGCTGCGGGTGGTCGCACCTGAAATCGAGGCGCAACTGCGCGAACTGGTTGCCACTAGCGGTGGTGAATGCCGGTTGCGTGGTTACGCCGAAGCGGATCTGGACGGTTGCGGGCTGATCATTGCCGCCACCGACGATGAAGCCTTGAACGCGCAAGTCTCCGCCGATGCCCATCGGCGTTGCGTGCCGGTCAATGTGGTCGATGCGCCAGCGCTGTGCAGCGTGATTTTCCCGGCGATCGTCGACCGTTCACCGCTGATCATTGCGGTCTCCAGCGGCGGCGATGCGCCAGTGCTGGCCCGGCTGATCCGCGCCAAGATCGAAACCTGGATTCCTTCGACCTACGGTCATCTGGCCGGTCTGGCTGCGCGGTTCCGCGATCAGGTCAAAGGTCTGTTCCCGGATGTGCAGCAACGTCGCGGTTTTTGGGAAGACGTATTCCAGGGGCCGATTGCAGATCGGCAACTGGCCGGGCAGGGCGCCGAGGCGGAGCGTCTATTGCAGGCGAAAATCGACGGCGAAGCGAGTGTTACCACTGGCGAGGTGTATCTGGTCGGCGCAGGGCCGGGCGATCCGGATCTGCTGACCTTCCGCGCCTTGCGTCTGATGCAGCAAGCCGATGTGGTGCTGTACGACCGCTTGGTGGCACCGGCGATTCTTGAGCTTTGCCGTCGTGATGCCGAGCGTGTCTACGTCGGCAAGCGTCGCGCCGATCACGCTGTGCCGCAGGATCAGATCAACCAGCAGTTGGTAGACCTGGCCAAGGCTGGCAAGCGCGTGGTGCGGTTGAAGGGCGGGGATCCGTTCATCTTCGGCCGTGGCGGCGAAGAGATCGAGGAACTGGCGGCCCATGGCATCCCGTTCCAGGTGGTGCCGGGGATCACGGCGGCCAGCGGTTGTGCGGCGTATGCCGGAATTCCGCTGACCCATCGCGATTACGCACAGTCGGTGCGTTTCGTTACCGGGCACTTGAAGGATGGTTCCACCGATCTGCCGTGGGCCGACCTTGTCGCGCCGGCGCAAACGTTGGTGTTCTACATGGGGCTGGTGGGGTTGCCGATCATTTGCGAGCAATTGATCAAGCATGGTCGCGCGGCCGATGCTCCGGCAGCGCTGATCCAGCAGGGCACTACGGTCAATCAGCGAGTCTTTACCGGCACACTGGCCGATCTGCCGCGTCTGGTGGCGGAGCATGAAGTGCATGCGCCGACACTGGTGATCGTCGGCGAAGTGGTACAACTGCGCGAGAAACTGGCGTGGTTCGAGGGCGCTCAGGGTCAAATCTGA
- the crcB gene encoding fluoride efflux transporter CrcB has protein sequence MVPLIVAVSVGGIAGTLLRFATGNWVNANWPRHFYTATLAVNIVGCLLIGVLYGLFLIRPEVPIEVRAGLMVGFLGGLTTFSSFSLDTVRLLESGQVPLALGYAAISVFGGLLATWAGLSLTKL, from the coding sequence GTGGTTCCATTGATCGTTGCAGTCTCCGTCGGCGGGATTGCCGGCACCTTGTTGCGCTTCGCCACCGGCAATTGGGTCAACGCCAATTGGCCGCGGCACTTCTATACCGCGACGCTGGCCGTTAATATCGTGGGCTGCCTGTTGATCGGCGTGTTGTACGGCCTGTTTTTGATACGCCCGGAAGTGCCCATCGAGGTGCGTGCCGGGTTGATGGTCGGCTTCCTCGGGGGGCTGACGACTTTTTCATCCTTTTCACTGGATACGGTGCGTCTGCTGGAAAGCGGGCAAGTGCCGCTGGCCCTGGGCTATGCGGCCATCAGCGTATTCGGCGGGCTGCTCGCGACGTGGGCCGGCCTGTCCCTGACCAAACTTTGA
- a CDS encoding N-acetyltransferase, translating to MTLRIELSQDPTEEQRAAILAPLRAYNIAKAGPSLYEPVALLVRDDNDAILGGLYGHTFYRWLFIELLAVPEEGRGQGIGSKLMQMVEEFAREKDCVGIWLDTFEFQAPGFYKKLGYVECGEIKDYPLGHKRHFFQKRLID from the coding sequence ATGACGTTGCGGATCGAGCTGTCACAGGACCCCACCGAAGAACAGCGCGCAGCCATCCTCGCGCCCCTGCGAGCCTATAACATCGCCAAGGCAGGGCCTTCGCTGTACGAGCCGGTCGCGCTGCTGGTGCGCGACGATAACGACGCAATCCTCGGTGGCCTTTATGGGCACACATTCTATCGGTGGCTGTTCATCGAGTTGCTGGCCGTGCCGGAAGAAGGCCGGGGCCAGGGTATCGGCTCGAAACTGATGCAGATGGTCGAGGAATTTGCGCGAGAAAAAGACTGCGTGGGAATCTGGCTCGACACCTTTGAGTTTCAGGCGCCCGGGTTCTACAAGAAGCTTGGCTATGTCGAGTGTGGCGAGATCAAAGATTATCCGCTGGGGCACAAGCGGCACTTTTTCCAGAAACGCTTGATTGATTGA
- a CDS encoding NUDIX domain-containing protein, whose product MPNTAERINIVDTQVLSHDWYLLKKITFDYLRNNGEWQRQTREVYDRGNGAAILLFNREKRTVVLTRQFRLPVFVNGHDGLLIEVAAGLLEGAAPEQRIRDEAEEETGYRVHDVKKVFEAYMSPGSVTEKLHFFVAEYDAASKVSDGGGLEEETEELEVLEWRFDDALAAFHRGEICDAKTIMLLQYAAMNNFFGA is encoded by the coding sequence ATGCCCAACACCGCCGAGCGGATCAACATCGTCGACACTCAGGTGTTGTCCCACGACTGGTATCTGCTGAAGAAAATCACCTTCGACTACCTGCGCAACAACGGTGAATGGCAACGTCAGACCCGCGAAGTCTACGACCGCGGCAATGGTGCGGCGATTCTGTTGTTCAATCGCGAAAAACGCACGGTGGTGCTGACTCGCCAGTTCCGCCTGCCGGTGTTCGTCAACGGCCATGACGGTCTGCTGATCGAAGTGGCTGCCGGACTGCTGGAAGGCGCGGCACCGGAGCAGCGCATCCGTGACGAAGCCGAGGAAGAAACCGGTTATCGCGTGCACGATGTGAAGAAAGTCTTCGAGGCGTACATGAGTCCGGGCTCGGTGACCGAGAAGCTGCACTTCTTCGTTGCCGAATACGACGCGGCGTCAAAGGTCAGCGACGGTGGTGGCCTGGAGGAGGAAACCGAGGAACTGGAGGTTCTGGAGTGGCGCTTCGACGATGCACTGGCAGCATTCCATCGAGGCGAAATCTGCGATGCCAAGACCATCATGTTGTTGCAATACGCGGCGATGAATAACTTCTTCGGCGCTTAA
- the tusB gene encoding sulfurtransferase complex subunit TusB has product MSTLHVLSHSPFGDERLTSCLRLLGSADALLLSGDAVYALQPGTAPFSSLETRRVKLFVLAEDAQARAVQVPEWAEAIDYPAFVELSIYHDKVNTWL; this is encoded by the coding sequence ATGTCGACTTTGCATGTGTTGTCTCATTCCCCGTTCGGTGACGAACGCCTGACCAGTTGCCTGCGTCTGCTCGGTTCTGCCGATGCACTGTTGCTGTCTGGCGATGCCGTTTATGCGCTACAACCCGGCACCGCACCGTTCAGTTCATTGGAAACCCGTCGGGTGAAACTGTTCGTGCTGGCCGAAGACGCGCAAGCCCGTGCCGTGCAGGTTCCGGAATGGGCCGAAGCCATCGATTACCCGGCCTTCGTCGAACTGTCGATCTACCACGACAAGGTCAACACCTGGCTATGA
- a CDS encoding glycosyl transferase family protein: protein MTDYPALTLETPAEHPFAQFVRILGKGKRGARDLTREEAREAMGMVLDEAVEETQLGAFLMLLRHKEESAEEMAGFTEALRERLQAPALNVDLDWPTYAGKKRHLPWYLLAAKCLAQNGVRIFMHGGGAHTAGRLYSEQLLGELNIPLCRNWQQVGAALDNGGLAFMPLVDWAPQLQRMIDLRNTLGLRSPIHSLARILNPLGARCGLQSIFHPGYQAVHRDASGLLGDTAIVIKGDGGEIEINPDADSHLYGTTGGESWDEEWPQLSAQRHVKPALLDIEHLKAVWRGDVVDSYPQMALISTMALALRGLGQSREQAFEIAEQYWAARNKSI, encoded by the coding sequence ATGACCGACTATCCAGCGCTGACCCTCGAAACGCCCGCCGAGCATCCGTTCGCCCAATTTGTGCGCATCCTCGGTAAGGGCAAGCGCGGCGCCCGTGACCTGACCCGCGAGGAAGCAAGGGAAGCCATGGGCATGGTGCTCGACGAAGCCGTCGAAGAAACCCAACTCGGCGCCTTCCTGATGTTGCTGCGGCACAAGGAAGAAAGCGCCGAGGAAATGGCCGGTTTCACCGAGGCCCTGCGCGAACGTCTGCAGGCGCCGGCGCTGAACGTGGATCTGGACTGGCCGACCTACGCAGGCAAGAAGCGTCACCTGCCGTGGTATCTGCTGGCGGCCAAGTGCCTGGCGCAGAACGGCGTGCGCATCTTCATGCACGGCGGCGGCGCACACACTGCCGGGCGTTTGTATTCCGAACAGTTGCTCGGCGAGCTGAACATCCCGCTGTGCCGCAACTGGCAACAAGTCGGCGCAGCGCTGGACAACGGTGGCCTGGCCTTCATGCCGCTGGTGGACTGGGCACCGCAGTTGCAACGGATGATCGACCTGCGCAACACCCTCGGTTTGCGCTCGCCGATCCACTCGCTGGCACGGATTCTCAATCCGTTGGGCGCGCGTTGCGGTTTGCAGAGCATTTTCCACCCCGGCTACCAAGCGGTGCACCGCGATGCCAGCGGTCTGCTCGGCGATACGGCGATCGTGATCAAGGGCGACGGCGGCGAAATCGAGATCAACCCGGATGCCGACAGCCACTTGTACGGCACCACCGGCGGCGAGAGCTGGGACGAGGAATGGCCGCAGTTGTCGGCGCAGCGTCACGTCAAACCGGCGTTGCTGGATATCGAGCATTTGAAGGCTGTCTGGCGCGGCGATGTGGTCGACAGCTACCCGCAAATGGCGCTGATTTCGACCATGGCGTTGGCGTTGCGCGGCCTCGGCCAGAGCCGTGAACAGGCTTTCGAAATCGCCGAGCAATACTGGGCTGCACGGAACAAATCGATTTAA
- the tusC gene encoding sulfurtransferase complex subunit TusC yields MAKSLLIISRQSPWSGPGAREALDIVLAGGAFDLPIGLLFLDDGVLQLAAGQNAKALQQKDLSANLQALPMFGVEELFYCADSANARGLGDRSLDEAQPLAAEQITALIDRYDQVITL; encoded by the coding sequence ATGGCCAAGTCCCTTCTGATTATCAGCCGTCAATCGCCGTGGTCCGGCCCCGGCGCCCGCGAAGCGCTGGACATCGTGTTGGCCGGCGGTGCCTTCGATCTGCCGATCGGTTTGCTGTTTCTCGACGACGGTGTGTTGCAACTGGCTGCCGGGCAGAACGCCAAGGCCCTGCAACAGAAAGACCTGAGCGCCAACCTGCAAGCATTGCCGATGTTCGGCGTCGAAGAGCTGTTCTACTGCGCCGACAGCGCCAATGCCCGCGGCCTCGGCGATCGTTCGCTGGATGAAGCGCAGCCTTTGGCCGCCGAGCAAATCACCGCCCTTATTGACCGTTACGACCAGGTGATCACCCTCTGA
- a CDS encoding hemerythrin domain-containing protein yields MNIFEALRESHDRQRGYARTLIKNSGDTPERVEAYKQLKAELQAHETAEERHFYIPLMEFDNGVDLSRHAIAEHHEMDEMMEELDETEMSSPAWLATAKKLSDKVHHHLKEEEQKFFQMAGKLLDDKQKEQLAGQYEKEFKAQLP; encoded by the coding sequence ATGAACATTTTCGAAGCCCTTCGCGAGAGCCACGATCGTCAACGCGGCTACGCCAGGACCCTGATCAAGAACAGCGGCGACACCCCGGAGCGCGTCGAAGCCTACAAGCAACTGAAGGCCGAGCTGCAAGCCCACGAGACAGCCGAAGAGCGCCACTTCTACATCCCGTTGATGGAGTTCGACAACGGCGTCGACCTCAGCCGCCACGCCATCGCCGAACACCATGAAATGGACGAAATGATGGAGGAGCTCGACGAGACCGAAATGTCCAGCCCGGCCTGGCTGGCCACAGCGAAAAAGCTCTCGGACAAGGTCCATCACCACTTGAAGGAAGAGGAGCAGAAGTTCTTTCAGATGGCCGGCAAGTTGCTCGACGATAAGCAGAAAGAACAGCTTGCCGGGCAGTATGAAAAGGAATTCAAGGCGCAGCTTCCCTGA
- the tusD gene encoding sulfurtransferase complex subunit TusD — protein MKFAIALFSAAHAPSSRRALLFAQAALAGGHEIVRLFFYQDGVYNASDAVVTPQDELDLPKQWRNFIAEQNLDGVVCIAAALRRGVLNAEEAGRYQRDAVAVSAPWELSGLGQLHDAVQDADRLICFGGA, from the coding sequence ATGAAGTTCGCCATTGCGTTGTTTTCCGCCGCCCATGCCCCCTCCTCGCGCCGCGCCCTGCTGTTCGCGCAAGCTGCGCTGGCCGGTGGGCATGAAATTGTTCGGCTGTTTTTCTATCAGGATGGCGTCTACAACGCGTCCGACGCCGTGGTCACGCCGCAGGACGAACTGGACCTGCCCAAGCAGTGGCGCAACTTCATCGCCGAACAAAACCTCGACGGTGTGGTGTGCATCGCCGCAGCTCTGCGTCGTGGCGTGTTGAATGCCGAGGAAGCCGGGCGTTATCAGCGTGATGCCGTGGCCGTCAGCGCGCCGTGGGAATTGTCCGGCCTCGGCCAGTTGCATGATGCGGTGCAAGACGCCGACCGCCTGATCTGTTTCGGAGGCGCATGA
- a CDS encoding DUF6388 family protein: MAPTDQRHEHALKLFLDARPELRETLDHLNPLLAQAKGETPAQYREERLHEAFEAEAESQGLFAWELTLQLTAATPEEYQAQRLEVHREVAEMAGMEWLEYCDLYGIEL, translated from the coding sequence ATGGCGCCTACCGACCAGCGACATGAACATGCCCTCAAACTGTTTCTCGACGCACGCCCTGAGCTACGAGAAACCCTCGACCATCTCAATCCGTTACTGGCCCAGGCCAAAGGCGAAACTCCGGCGCAGTACCGCGAGGAGCGTCTGCACGAGGCCTTTGAAGCCGAGGCCGAAAGCCAGGGTTTGTTCGCCTGGGAACTGACGCTGCAACTGACTGCAGCCACACCCGAGGAGTATCAGGCGCAACGCCTGGAAGTGCACCGCGAGGTGGCGGAGATGGCCGGGATGGAATGGTTGGAATATTGCGACCTTTATGGCATAGAACTCTGA
- a CDS encoding YoaK family protein, with translation MLPTASTHRASPGHLHTQKWRGRIGLAMVAALSVLAGMTDAIGFMASGDFVSFMSGNTTRLAVAISDGDVSLTLRLVILVATFILGNALGVVIGRLGGRRALPLLLCIATLLCGAAAWPSEVQLPALLAAIIAMGMLNAAVEEVNGLAVGLTYVTGALSRFGRGLGRWIMGERRNGWRVQLVPWSGMFIGAILGAVLEHHLGLKALYASGLLAALIGLVSLKIPRRWQLGYMPR, from the coding sequence ATGCTGCCAACTGCCTCGACTCACCGCGCCAGCCCCGGCCACTTGCATACACAGAAATGGCGCGGTCGCATAGGGCTGGCAATGGTCGCCGCGCTTTCGGTGCTGGCGGGGATGACCGATGCCATCGGCTTCATGGCCAGTGGCGACTTCGTTTCATTCATGAGCGGAAATACCACACGGCTGGCGGTGGCGATCAGTGATGGCGATGTGAGCCTGACGCTGCGGCTGGTGATCCTGGTCGCCACGTTCATCCTGGGCAACGCCCTCGGCGTGGTGATCGGTCGCTTGGGCGGGCGCCGCGCACTGCCCTTGCTGCTGTGCATCGCGACGCTGCTCTGCGGGGCCGCCGCCTGGCCGTCCGAGGTACAACTGCCGGCACTGCTGGCGGCGATCATCGCCATGGGCATGCTCAATGCGGCGGTGGAGGAAGTGAACGGTCTTGCGGTCGGGCTGACCTATGTCACCGGTGCACTTTCACGGTTCGGTCGCGGTCTGGGTCGCTGGATAATGGGCGAGCGACGCAATGGCTGGCGCGTGCAACTGGTGCCGTGGAGCGGCATGTTCATCGGCGCCATCCTCGGTGCCGTGCTGGAGCATCATCTGGGGCTCAAAGCGCTGTACGCCAGCGGCTTGCTGGCTGCGCTGATCGGCCTGGTCTCGTTGAAAATCCCCCGGCGCTGGCAGTTGGGTTACATGCCGCGCTGA
- a CDS encoding glutathione S-transferase family protein, with translation MGLLVDGRWQDKWYESSKDGAFQREQAQRRNWVTRNGEPGPSGEGGFAAEAGRYHLYVSLACPWAHRTLILRKLKGLESLIDVSVVSWLMLENGWTFDQNLGSTGDKLDHFDFMHQRYTADTADYTGRVTVPVLWDKKLKRIVSNESAEIIRMFNSAFDDLTGNDLDFYPAPLRSEIDALNERIYPAVNNGVYRAGFATSQQAYEDAFDDVFAELDHLEQVLGANRYLTGEYLTEADVRLFTTLIRFDAVYHGHFKCNLRRISDYSNLSNWLREMYQWPGIAETVDFQHIKNHYYGSHKTINPTGIVPKGPKQDFNVAHDRDRLGGKGVWRRG, from the coding sequence ATGGGTTTACTCGTCGACGGCCGCTGGCAGGACAAGTGGTACGAAAGCAGCAAGGACGGCGCGTTCCAGCGCGAACAGGCGCAGCGCCGTAACTGGGTCACTCGCAACGGCGAGCCTGGCCCGAGCGGCGAAGGCGGTTTTGCCGCCGAAGCCGGGCGTTACCACCTTTATGTCTCCCTCGCCTGTCCGTGGGCGCATCGCACACTGATTCTGCGCAAGCTCAAGGGCCTGGAAAGCCTGATCGACGTTTCCGTCGTCAGCTGGCTGATGCTGGAAAACGGCTGGACCTTCGACCAGAACCTCGGCTCGACCGGCGACAAACTCGATCACTTTGACTTCATGCACCAGCGCTACACCGCTGACACCGCCGACTACACCGGCCGCGTCACCGTACCGGTGCTGTGGGACAAGAAACTCAAGCGCATCGTCAGCAACGAATCGGCGGAAATCATCCGCATGTTCAACAGCGCCTTCGATGATTTGACCGGCAACGATCTGGACTTCTATCCGGCGCCGTTGCGCAGCGAGATTGATGCGTTGAACGAGCGAATCTATCCCGCCGTGAACAACGGCGTATACCGCGCCGGGTTTGCCACTTCGCAGCAGGCCTATGAAGATGCGTTCGATGATGTGTTTGCCGAACTGGATCACCTGGAACAGGTGCTGGGCGCCAACCGTTATCTGACAGGGGAATACCTGACTGAGGCGGATGTACGGTTGTTCACCACGCTGATTCGTTTCGACGCGGTGTACCACGGGCACTTCAAATGCAATCTGCGGCGGATCAGCGATTATTCGAATCTGTCGAACTGGCTGCGTGAGATGTACCAGTGGCCGGGCATTGCCGAGACAGTGGATTTCCAGCACATCAAGAACCACTACTACGGCAGCCACAAGACCATCAACCCGACCGGGATTGTGCCGAAGGGGCCGAAGCAGGATTTCAATGTGGCCCATGACCGGGACAGGTTGGGCGGGAAAGGGGTTTGGCGCAGAGGTTGA
- a CDS encoding TusE/DsrC/DsvC family sulfur relay protein, with the protein MNALTVGARAIELDKDGFLVDLNDWSAEVASALAAAEDIELSAEHWEVLELLRSFYAEFQLSPATRPLIKYTALKLGAEKGNSLHLNRLFKGTPAKLAAKLAGLPKPTNCL; encoded by the coding sequence ATGAATGCGCTGACTGTCGGCGCCCGCGCCATTGAACTGGATAAGGACGGCTTCCTGGTCGACCTCAACGACTGGTCGGCAGAAGTCGCCAGCGCCCTCGCCGCTGCCGAAGACATCGAACTGAGCGCCGAACACTGGGAAGTCCTCGAACTGCTGCGCAGCTTCTACGCCGAATTCCAGCTGTCGCCGGCCACCCGGCCGCTGATCAAGTACACCGCGCTCAAGCTCGGCGCGGAGAAAGGCAACAGCCTGCACCTGAACCGACTGTTCAAAGGCACCCCTGCCAAACTCGCCGCGAAACTGGCGGGCCTGCCCAAACCGACGAATTGCCTATGA
- a CDS encoding methylated-DNA--[protein]-cysteine S-methyltransferase: MAYTFITLPSPVGELKLVANGSRLAAILWENDKPDRVRLGPMTEAPDNPVLMKTARQLEEYFAGTRNAFDLELDFAGTEFQKKVWAALLTIPFGETRTYSQIAEQIGHPSAIRAVGAANGRNPISIIAPCHRVIGASGKLTGFAGGLEAKERLLTLEGGQWSDVGKTGDLF; encoded by the coding sequence ATGGCCTACACGTTCATCACCCTGCCCTCGCCCGTCGGCGAGTTGAAGCTGGTCGCGAACGGTTCACGACTGGCCGCCATCCTCTGGGAAAACGACAAACCGGACCGGGTGCGCCTCGGGCCGATGACCGAAGCACCGGACAACCCAGTGTTGATGAAAACCGCGCGACAGCTGGAAGAATATTTTGCCGGAACGCGAAACGCGTTCGATCTGGAGCTGGACTTTGCCGGCACCGAGTTCCAGAAAAAGGTCTGGGCCGCATTACTCACCATTCCGTTCGGCGAGACCCGCACCTACAGCCAGATTGCCGAACAGATCGGCCATCCCAGCGCGATACGTGCCGTCGGCGCGGCGAACGGCAGAAACCCGATTTCGATCATCGCACCCTGTCACCGGGTGATTGGGGCTTCGGGAAAGCTGACCGGGTTTGCCGGAGGTCTTGAAGCCAAGGAGCGCTTGCTGACACTGGAAGGTGGCCAATGGTCAGACGTCGGCAAAACCGGTGATCTGTTTTAA
- a CDS encoding lytic polysaccharide monooxygenase auxiliary activity family 9 protein: protein MNQPQAQTQVRHGRVISPASRGAVAIEQGLLGGWQVNEMEGGKNFPALVAGPFPAPFESDNPSVVPPADGHILSGGKDDARDCVNFTDEEMSKKLGRPFTWPLLNVTPGQTLEVKWEYTAPHTTRGYRWLITKDGWDPKQRITRAQLEAKPFAEDFYPQVPYYSHSAELKAKVNHAVKLPANKQGHHVVVLMWIVANTGNAFYQAFDVDFK, encoded by the coding sequence ATGAACCAACCACAAGCTCAAACCCAAGTGCGACACGGTCGCGTCATTTCCCCTGCAAGCCGCGGTGCGGTGGCCATCGAGCAAGGATTGCTCGGCGGCTGGCAGGTCAACGAGATGGAAGGCGGCAAGAACTTCCCGGCACTGGTGGCCGGCCCGTTCCCGGCGCCTTTCGAGTCGGACAACCCGAGTGTCGTGCCTCCGGCCGATGGTCACATTCTCAGCGGCGGCAAGGACGACGCCCGTGACTGTGTGAACTTCACCGACGAGGAAATGAGCAAGAAGCTTGGTCGCCCGTTCACCTGGCCGCTGCTCAACGTCACCCCTGGCCAGACCCTTGAGGTCAAATGGGAATACACCGCGCCGCACACCACTCGCGGTTACCGCTGGCTGATCACCAAGGATGGCTGGGACCCGAAACAACGCATCACCCGCGCGCAACTGGAAGCAAAACCGTTCGCCGAGGACTTCTATCCGCAAGTGCCGTACTACAGTCATTCGGCGGAGCTGAAGGCCAAGGTCAATCACGCGGTGAAACTTCCGGCCAACAAGCAGGGGCATCACGTTGTTGTCCTGATGTGGATCGTCGCCAACACCGGCAACGCCTTCTATCAGGCCTTCGATGTGGACTTCAAATAA
- the serS gene encoding serine--tRNA ligase codes for MLDSKLLRSNLQDVADRLASRGFALDVARIEALEEQRKTVQTRTEALQAERNARSKSIGQAKQRGEDIAPLMADVERMAGELSAGKIELDAIQTELDSILLGIPNLPHESVPVGEDEDGNVEVRRWGTPTAFDFPVQDHVALGEKFGWLDFETAAKLSGARFALLRGPIARLHRALAQFMINLHVTEHGYEEAYTPYLVQAPALQGTGQLPKFEEDLFKIAREGEADLYLIPTAEVSLTNIVAGEIIDSKQLPIKFVAHTPCFRSEAGASGRDTRGMIRQHQFDKVEMVQIVEPSTSMDALESLTANAEKVLQLLGLPYRTLALCTGDMGFSAVKTYDLEVWIPSQDKYREISSCSNCGDFQARRMQARFRNPETGKPELVHTLNGSGLAVGRTLVAVLENYQQADGSIRVPDVLKPYMGGLEVIG; via the coding sequence ATGCTCGATTCCAAACTGTTACGTAGCAACCTCCAGGACGTAGCGGACCGCCTGGCTTCCCGTGGCTTTGCCCTGGATGTCGCGCGCATCGAAGCGCTGGAAGAACAGCGCAAGACCGTCCAGACCCGCACCGAAGCACTGCAGGCTGAGCGTAACGCGCGTTCCAAATCCATCGGTCAGGCCAAGCAGCGCGGCGAAGACATCGCGCCGCTGATGGCGGACGTCGAGCGCATGGCGGGCGAACTGAGCGCCGGTAAAATCGAGTTGGACGCGATCCAGACCGAACTGGACTCGATCCTGCTGGGCATCCCGAACCTGCCGCACGAATCGGTACCGGTCGGCGAAGACGAAGACGGCAACGTCGAAGTCCGCCGTTGGGGTACTCCGACTGCTTTCGATTTCCCGGTTCAGGACCACGTGGCCCTGGGCGAGAAGTTCGGCTGGCTCGACTTCGAAACCGCCGCCAAGCTGTCCGGCGCCCGTTTCGCCCTGCTGCGCGGCCCGATTGCCCGCCTGCACCGCGCACTCGCGCAGTTCATGATCAACCTGCACGTCACCGAGCACGGCTATGAAGAGGCCTACACGCCTTATCTGGTTCAGGCTCCTGCGCTGCAAGGCACCGGTCAGTTGCCGAAGTTCGAAGAAGACCTGTTCAAGATCGCCCGTGAAGGCGAAGCCGATCTGTACTTGATCCCGACCGCCGAAGTGTCGCTGACCAACATCGTGGCCGGCGAAATCATCGATTCGAAACAGCTGCCGATCAAGTTCGTCGCCCACACCCCGTGCTTCCGCAGCGAAGCCGGCGCGTCGGGTCGTGACACCCGCGGCATGATTCGCCAGCACCAGTTCGACAAGGTCGAGATGGTGCAGATCGTCGAGCCGTCGACGTCGATGGACGCGCTGGAAAGCCTGACCGCCAACGCCGAGAAAGTCCTGCAACTGCTGGGTCTGCCTTACCGTACTCTGGCGCTGTGCACCGGCGACATGGGCTTCAGCGCGGTCAAGACTTACGACCTGGAAGTGTGGATCCCGAGCCAGGACAAGTACCGTGAAATTTCGTCGTGCTCCAACTGCGGCGATTTCCAGGCCCGCCGCATGCAGGCGCGTTTCCGCAACCCGGAAACCGGCAAGCCTGAGCTGGTGCACACCCTGAACGGTTCCGGTCTGGCGGTCGGTCGTACTTTGGTTGCGGTGTTGGAAAACTACCAGCAGGCCGACGGTTCGATCCGCGTACCGGACGTGCTGAAGCCGTACATGGGTGGCCTCGAGGTCATCGGCTAA